Proteins encoded within one genomic window of Pseudorasbora parva isolate DD20220531a chromosome 3, ASM2467924v1, whole genome shotgun sequence:
- the mfsd10 gene encoding major facilitator superfamily domain-containing protein 10, with translation MAGDKTTSEDVYSSRVIRVVFLALLLDLLGFTLLLPLLPSILDHYSQTGDGVYQSLQSIVNWFRGAVGVPLDTKYNSVLFGGLIGSLYSLLQFLSSPIIGALSDDYGRKPLLLLTTVGLVASYVLWAFSHSFTVFLLSRVVGGICKGNVSLCTAVVADLPCPKARSKGMAMIGVAFSLGFTLGPLMGAYFALRLKDAEVFYQGPAMLAVLFSLADLLFIFLMLPETLKKGASESSGIQQSGDFLHPVALFRFTAVTRTENPPSEQKMQNLKVLGLVYFTYLYLFSGLEFTLSFLTHQRFQFSSMQQGKMFFFIGITMAVIQGGYARRIKPGHQIQTVKVAIISLIPAFLLIGIAWNLTLLYSGLFLYSFAAAIVVPCLSTQVSEHGSASQKGTVMGILRSLGALARVLGPIVASSVYWLAGAEFCYIVSSVFFVVPLILLSQLKRLKEE, from the exons ATGGCAGGTGATAAAACTACATCTGAGGATGTTTACTCCTCCAGAGTCATCAGGGTGGTTTTCTTGGCACTGCTGCTTGACTTGCTGGGTTTCACATTATTACTTCCACTGCTCCCTTCCATCTTGGACCACTACAGTCAAACTGGG GACGGTGTGTATCAGTCATTACAGAGCATAGTGAACTGGTTCAGAGGGGCAGTTGGAGTTCCTTTGGACACAAAATATAACAGTGTTCTTTTTGGAG GTCTGATTGGCTCTCTGTACTCGTTACTACAATTTCTGTCATCACCCATTATTGGGGCTCTTTCAGATGATTATGGAAGAAAACCATTGCTCCTGTTAACAACT gtaggtctcgTGGCGTCCTACGTTCTGTGGGCTTTCTCTCACAGTTTTACTGTTTTTCTGTTGTCTCGAGTGGTGGGAGGCATTTGTAAAGGTAATGTCAGCCTGTGCACAGCTGTTGTGGCCGACCTGCCTTGCCCTAAAGCAAGAAGCAAGGGAATG GCAATGATTGGTGTTGCTTTCTCCTTGGGGTTCACATTGGGTCCATTGATGGGAGCATACTTTGCTCTGAGACTCAAAGATGCTGAGGTGTTCTATCAAGGCCCTGCCATGCTGGCTGTCCTTTTTTCTTTAGCAGACCTTCTTTTTATTTTCCTCATGCTGCCAGAGACTTTAAAAAAG GGGGCATCAGAATCTTCAGGGATCCAACAATCTGGAGATTTTCTTCACCCTGTTGCACTTTTCAGATTTACTGCAGTTACAAGAACAGAGAATCCACCGTCTGAACAAA AAATGCAAAATCTCAAGGTGCTTGGACTGGTTTACTTCACATATCTATATCTCTTTTCTGGGTTGGAATTCACCTTGAGTTTTCTGACACATCAACGCTTCCAGTTTTCCAG TATGCAGCAGGGGAAGATGTTCTTTTTCATCGGCATTACCATGGCAGTGATCCAGGGCGGATATGCCCGCAGGATCAAACCAGGCCATCAGATCCAGACTGTTAAAGTG GCAATTATATCACTTATACCAGCCTTCTTGCTCATTGGAATAGCATGGAATTTGACGCTACTCTATTCAGGCTTATTTTTATACTCTTTTG CTGCTGCTATTGTTGTTCCGTGTCTTTCAACACAAGTGTCTGAACATG GCTCAGCCAGTCAGAAGGGAACAGTCATGGGAATCCTTCGGAGTCTTGGAGCTTTAGCTCGGGTACTAGGCCCTATTGTGGCTTCTTCAG tgTACTGGTTGGCTGGAGCAGAATTCTGTTATATAGTCAGTTCAGTGTTCTTTGTAGTTCCTCTGATTTTGCTGAGCCAGCTGAAGAGACTGAAGGAGGAGTGA